Proteins co-encoded in one Haloarcula pelagica genomic window:
- a CDS encoding DUF6789 family protein produces the protein MSDTPPSIEDPMAEESVTDTEEFDSLVGIVADGVVGAAGGLVGTAMMTVVFLIAQSLGAFSLTDFAILTELVGLTGYVPEVLFGFFIFLGGGMFPWPLLFASLKAYLPGQSSDAISGAFFGAAMWTGFVLAFYTGQTGVELVLYAVLTLLAHVVYGVGLGMVFEYFASRPDSIV, from the coding sequence ATGAGCGATACGCCACCGAGCATCGAGGACCCGATGGCCGAGGAGTCGGTGACCGACACCGAGGAGTTCGATAGCCTCGTCGGAATCGTCGCCGACGGCGTCGTCGGTGCCGCTGGCGGCCTGGTCGGGACCGCGATGATGACCGTCGTCTTCCTCATCGCGCAGTCGCTGGGCGCGTTCAGTCTCACCGACTTCGCCATCCTGACCGAACTGGTCGGGCTGACCGGGTACGTGCCGGAGGTACTGTTCGGCTTTTTCATCTTCCTGGGCGGCGGGATGTTCCCCTGGCCGCTGCTGTTTGCCTCGCTCAAGGCGTATCTGCCCGGCCAGTCGTCCGACGCCATCAGCGGCGCGTTCTTCGGGGCCGCGATGTGGACCGGGTTCGTCCTGGCGTTCTACACGGGCCAGACCGGTGTCGAACTCGTCCTCTACGCCGTCCTGACGCTGCTCGCCCACGTCGTCTACGGCGTGGGGCTCGGGATGGTCTTCGAGTACTTCGCGTCCCGCCCCGACTCGATCGTGTGA
- a CDS encoding ABC transporter ATP-binding protein, producing MDIDAASDDDAFEDARERVERPMWRLFTDYGHGQRLAFVVGLVSSIAARMLDLLPPLLLALALDTVIQQTDSTYSLLLVPDAWIPAGRAARLWLTAGLIAASFGLGAVFHYSRNWGWNKFAQHVQHAVRTDTYETMQRLNMDFFADKQTGEMMSVLSNDVNRLEKFLNDGLNSSSRLVIMVVGIAAYLFYMNWQLALVALLPVPIIAVFTKRFIETIQPKYADVRSSVGKLNSRLENNLSGIQIIKTANTEEYESDRVEDSSQEYLDANWDAIETRITFFPGLRLVSGLGFVATFAVGGLMVIGQPPGPLTASLSPGEFVAFIIYTQRFVWPMAQFGQIINMYQRAYASAERVFGLMETPGRLEEREDATPLSVTEGAVEYDDVSFSYDGDDPVLSNVSFSVDGGETVALVGPTGAGKSTVMKLLLRMYDVDGGAIRIDGQDLRDVEIPSIRQSIGYVSQDTFLFYGTVRDNIAYGTFDATDAEIREAAEAAEAHQFIQNLPDGYDTMVGERGVKLSGGQRQRIAIARAMLKDPEILVLDEATSDVDTETEMLIQRSLDELTADRTTFAIAHRLSTIKDADTIVVLEDGEIVERGPHDDLLAADGLYANLWAVQAGEIDELPEEFVQRAVRRRARTDADD from the coding sequence ATGGATATCGACGCGGCGTCGGACGACGACGCCTTCGAGGACGCCCGCGAGCGGGTCGAGCGGCCGATGTGGCGGCTGTTCACCGACTACGGTCACGGCCAGCGCCTGGCCTTCGTCGTGGGGCTCGTCAGTTCCATCGCGGCCCGGATGCTCGACCTGTTGCCGCCGCTGTTGCTCGCGCTGGCGCTGGATACCGTCATCCAGCAGACCGACAGCACCTACAGTCTCCTCCTGGTTCCCGACGCCTGGATTCCGGCGGGCCGGGCCGCCCGACTGTGGCTGACTGCGGGGCTGATCGCGGCGTCGTTCGGCCTCGGCGCTGTCTTTCACTATTCGAGAAATTGGGGCTGGAATAAATTCGCGCAACACGTCCAGCACGCGGTGCGGACCGATACCTACGAGACGATGCAGCGGCTGAACATGGACTTCTTCGCGGACAAGCAGACCGGCGAGATGATGTCCGTGCTCTCGAACGATGTCAACCGGCTGGAGAAGTTCCTCAACGACGGGCTCAACTCCTCCTCGCGGCTGGTCATCATGGTCGTCGGCATCGCCGCCTACCTCTTCTACATGAACTGGCAACTGGCGCTGGTCGCGCTGTTGCCGGTGCCGATCATCGCGGTGTTCACCAAGCGGTTCATCGAGACCATCCAGCCCAAGTACGCCGACGTGCGCTCCTCTGTCGGGAAGCTCAACTCCCGGCTGGAGAACAACTTAAGCGGCATCCAGATCATCAAGACGGCCAACACCGAGGAGTACGAGTCGGATCGTGTCGAGGACAGCTCCCAGGAGTACTTAGACGCCAACTGGGACGCCATCGAGACGCGGATCACCTTCTTCCCGGGGCTACGGCTGGTCTCGGGACTGGGCTTCGTCGCCACCTTCGCCGTCGGCGGGCTGATGGTGATCGGCCAGCCCCCGGGGCCGCTGACGGCGTCGTTGTCCCCCGGGGAGTTCGTCGCGTTCATCATCTACACCCAGCGGTTCGTCTGGCCGATGGCGCAGTTCGGACAGATCATCAACATGTACCAGCGGGCCTACGCCTCCGCCGAGCGGGTGTTCGGGCTGATGGAGACGCCCGGGCGACTCGAAGAACGCGAGGACGCGACGCCGCTGTCGGTGACTGAGGGGGCCGTCGAGTACGACGATGTCTCCTTTAGCTACGACGGGGACGATCCGGTGCTCTCGAACGTCTCCTTCTCGGTCGATGGCGGCGAGACGGTCGCGCTCGTCGGCCCGACCGGCGCGGGTAAGTCGACGGTGATGAAGCTCCTCCTGCGGATGTACGATGTCGACGGGGGCGCCATCCGCATCGACGGCCAGGACCTCCGGGACGTGGAGATCCCCAGCATCCGGCAGTCCATCGGCTACGTCAGCCAGGACACGTTCCTCTTCTACGGGACGGTGCGGGACAACATCGCCTACGGCACTTTCGACGCCACGGACGCGGAGATCCGCGAGGCCGCCGAGGCCGCCGAAGCCCACCAGTTCATCCAGAACCTCCCCGACGGCTACGACACGATGGTCGGCGAACGCGGCGTCAAGCTCTCGGGCGGCCAGCGCCAGCGCATCGCCATCGCCCGTGCGATGCTGAAAGACCCCGAGATCCTCGTGCTGGACGAGGCCACCAGCGACGTGGACACGGAGACGGAGATGCTCATCCAGCGCTCCCTCGACGAGTTGACCGCCGACCGGACGACCTTCGCCATCGCGCACCGCCTCTCGACGATCAAAGACGCCGACACCATCGTCGTCCTCGAAGACGGGGAGATCGTCGAACGCGGCCCCCACGACGATCTGCTGGCCGCCGACGGCCTGTACGCGAACCTCTGGGCGGTCCAGGCCGGCGAGATCGACGAACTCCCCGAGGAGTTCGTCCAGCGGGCGGTCCGGCGCCGCGCCCGGACCGACGCCGACGACTGA
- the azf gene encoding NAD-dependent glucose-6-phosphate dehydrogenase Azf: MDETVLLTGAGGAVGEAILEGIGDAYDWRLLFHNPPAEEPDHEYLIGDVDDEADVNAAMDGVGAVVHLAGDPRPEAPWPSVLTNNIDGTQKMYEAAAAEGVERFVFASSNHAVGAFETDRRTPEMYRPEDDFLLDGTELPRPGNLYGVSKATGEVLGRYYHDEYGIEVCNIRIGNLTRGHPPLDYERGQAMWLSYRDCAHIHDCALQADYDYEIVYGISDNDRKYYSIERAEEILGYEPRDNSAHFEGEDRVVEPDL; encoded by the coding sequence ATGGACGAGACGGTTCTGCTCACCGGCGCCGGCGGGGCAGTAGGGGAGGCGATCCTCGAAGGGATCGGGGACGCCTACGACTGGCGACTCCTGTTTCACAACCCTCCGGCCGAGGAGCCCGACCACGAGTATCTCATCGGCGATGTCGACGACGAAGCCGACGTGAACGCGGCGATGGACGGCGTCGGCGCAGTGGTCCACCTCGCGGGCGACCCGCGTCCGGAGGCCCCGTGGCCGTCGGTGCTGACCAACAACATCGACGGCACCCAGAAGATGTACGAGGCGGCCGCCGCCGAGGGCGTCGAGCGGTTCGTCTTCGCGTCCTCGAACCACGCCGTCGGCGCGTTCGAGACCGACCGCCGGACGCCGGAGATGTACCGCCCGGAGGACGACTTCCTGCTCGACGGCACCGAACTCCCTCGCCCCGGGAACCTGTATGGCGTCTCGAAGGCCACCGGCGAGGTGCTCGGGCGGTACTACCACGACGAGTACGGCATCGAGGTGTGTAACATCCGGATCGGTAACCTCACCCGCGGACACCCGCCGCTTGACTACGAGCGCGGCCAGGCGATGTGGCTCTCCTACCGTGACTGTGCACACATTCACGACTGCGCGCTCCAGGCCGACTACGACTACGAGATCGTCTACGGTATCTCCGACAACGACCGGAAGTACTACTCCATCGAGCGCGCCGAGGAGATCCTTGGCTACGAACCGCGGGACAACTCCGCGCACTTCGAGGGTGAAGACCGGGTCGTCGAACCCGACCTCTAG
- a CDS encoding cytochrome C oxidase subunit IV family protein, with product MDWKGYTLIYVVLFAFATAQAVVEFTGLVDSAYWLAFAVIMVLSIIKAVGVAAYYQHLRWEPRAVTYLVLGGTTAALALTAAAAYSIV from the coding sequence ATGGACTGGAAAGGATACACTCTGATATACGTCGTGTTGTTCGCCTTCGCGACCGCTCAGGCGGTCGTCGAGTTCACCGGCCTCGTCGACAGCGCCTACTGGCTGGCCTTCGCGGTCATCATGGTGTTGTCGATCATCAAGGCCGTCGGCGTCGCCGCCTACTACCAGCACCTGCGCTGGGAGCCCCGGGCGGTGACGTACCTCGTCCTCGGTGGAACGACGGCCGCGCTGGCGCTGACCGCCGCGGCGGCGTACTCGATCGTCTGA
- a CDS encoding dihydroneopterin aldolase family protein has protein sequence MDPTPSEVACFEAGIKFGSLYHQFAGTPVSPDSADSLARAMEEAIENQPYCESVTVSVRTDALRQAIEDADADYTELTGRFLDVAMVIEYEGVTVETSMAMEGDYPLMQVEDLRD, from the coding sequence ATGGACCCGACGCCGTCGGAGGTCGCGTGTTTCGAGGCCGGCATCAAGTTCGGCTCGCTGTACCACCAGTTCGCGGGGACCCCGGTCAGTCCCGACAGCGCCGACTCGCTGGCCCGAGCGATGGAGGAGGCCATCGAGAACCAACCGTACTGCGAGTCGGTCACCGTCAGCGTCCGGACGGACGCGCTCCGGCAGGCGATCGAAGACGCCGACGCCGACTACACGGAACTGACCGGCCGCTTCCTGGACGTGGCGATGGTGATTGAGTACGAGGGGGTCACCGTCGAGACGAGCATGGCGATGGAGGGGGACTACCCGCTGATGCAGGTCGAAGATCTCAGGGACTGA
- a CDS encoding DUF192 domain-containing protein has translation MERRAGIVILGTVALLVGGAVVLQSGLWVDLVGTGDYERGTVTVTERTTPTAATPTPTGTATPGTTVAVRQSDAGPTLATVEVRIADTTTKRYVGLSETDELGPDEGMLFVHDEADTHAYVMRNMSFPLDIIFVDADGTITTIHHASLPPPGDETLRRYEGRGKYVLEVNRGWTNRTGVEVGDRVELPAGVA, from the coding sequence ATGGAGCGACGCGCCGGTATCGTGATTCTGGGGACGGTCGCGCTGTTGGTCGGCGGGGCGGTCGTCCTCCAGTCGGGGTTGTGGGTCGACCTCGTCGGGACCGGCGACTACGAGCGCGGGACGGTCACCGTCACGGAGCGGACGACGCCGACCGCCGCGACACCGACGCCGACGGGGACGGCCACTCCCGGAACGACCGTCGCGGTCAGGCAATCCGACGCGGGGCCGACGCTGGCGACCGTCGAGGTCCGCATCGCGGACACGACGACGAAACGCTACGTCGGGCTCAGCGAGACCGACGAACTCGGCCCCGACGAGGGGATGTTGTTCGTCCACGACGAGGCCGACACCCACGCCTACGTCATGCGGAACATGTCGTTCCCGCTCGACATCATCTTCGTCGACGCCGACGGCACGATCACGACGATCCACCACGCGTCGCTGCCGCCGCCGGGTGACGAGACGTTGCGGCGGTACGAGGGCCGCGGGAAGTACGTCCTCGAAGTGAACCGCGGGTGGACCAACCGGACCGGCGTCGAGGTGGGCGACCGGGTCGAACTGCCCGCCGGCGTCGCGTAG
- a CDS encoding DUF7544 domain-containing protein: MTLHAVDDIDEAIDATKSFLFPFELRQWLRMALVVFFIGGGTGTGGVQNIGQFSNFGDEGSPSAGEFSLTAPLESVPAVPGPGRLFQVGGRVPAEPSSLANEVGAAVLIAAVAAVVVLALVFAYLGAVMEFALAQSLIDQEVHVRRYLRRHAGNGLWLFGFRVVLGVASLVVLISGLAALYVVAGGSFQNPSASVLLGSLGLVIVAVVGFAVVYGLINGFTNVFVVPMIVERGDGLVGGWKRLWGSMRREPKQYLVYVFFSVVLAIGVGIVGGIAGFVAALIIAIPFGLVGLLLGFGLATVSQAAGIAGGAVVFVLYLLVLLVVANMIKAPLQTFLRYYAMLVLGDIDEGLDPIPEVRGALRSDEAA, encoded by the coding sequence ATGACCCTCCACGCAGTCGACGACATCGACGAGGCGATCGACGCTACGAAGTCGTTCCTGTTCCCCTTCGAGTTGCGCCAGTGGCTCCGGATGGCCCTGGTCGTCTTCTTCATCGGTGGCGGCACCGGGACCGGCGGCGTCCAGAACATCGGCCAGTTCAGTAACTTCGGCGACGAGGGCAGTCCCTCCGCCGGCGAGTTCTCGCTGACGGCGCCACTGGAGTCAGTCCCCGCGGTCCCCGGGCCGGGACGGCTGTTCCAGGTCGGTGGCCGGGTCCCCGCGGAACCGAGTTCGCTCGCAAACGAGGTCGGTGCGGCGGTCCTGATCGCGGCCGTCGCCGCCGTCGTCGTCCTCGCGCTCGTGTTCGCGTACCTCGGTGCCGTGATGGAGTTCGCGCTCGCGCAGTCGTTGATCGACCAGGAAGTCCACGTCCGCCGGTATCTCCGCCGACACGCGGGCAACGGGCTGTGGCTGTTCGGCTTCCGGGTCGTCCTGGGTGTCGCATCGCTGGTCGTGCTGATCAGTGGACTGGCTGCTTTGTACGTCGTCGCCGGCGGGAGTTTCCAGAACCCGAGCGCGTCGGTGCTGCTTGGGTCGCTCGGACTCGTCATCGTCGCCGTCGTCGGGTTCGCGGTCGTCTACGGGCTGATCAACGGCTTCACCAACGTCTTCGTCGTCCCGATGATCGTCGAGCGCGGCGACGGCCTGGTCGGGGGCTGGAAGCGCCTGTGGGGATCGATGCGACGGGAGCCCAAGCAGTATCTCGTCTACGTCTTCTTCTCGGTCGTGCTGGCGATCGGGGTGGGAATCGTCGGGGGCATCGCCGGATTCGTCGCGGCGCTGATCATCGCGATCCCGTTCGGTCTCGTGGGACTGCTCCTCGGGTTCGGACTGGCGACCGTCAGTCAGGCCGCCGGGATCGCCGGCGGTGCCGTCGTCTTCGTCCTGTATCTGCTCGTGTTGCTCGTCGTCGCGAACATGATCAAGGCGCCCCTCCAGACGTTCCTGCGGTACTACGCGATGCTCGTCCTGGGCGACATCGACGAGGGGCTCGACCCGATCCCGGAGGTCCGTGGGGCACTGCGAAGCGACGAGGCCGCGTGA
- a CDS encoding cbb3-type cytochrome c oxidase subunit I: MSHDHDHGLPPKSSVSRWFLTTNHKDIGILYLITALFFLVFGGMLALLFRLELITPGADLLGSIGYNQAVSTHGLLMVFWFISPFAFGFANYIVPLQIGADDLAFPRLNALSYWLYLFSGILMGVSFFQGTTFAGGWTMYAPLNTPAYIPGEGLGATSVVLALIMFTAAVTLGSVNFLTTMYRMRAEGLRMRDIPIFSLTINLTVWMMLFAFAALLAALMILASDHIIGTTYFQFANDGSTMATSAENPGASLLWAHLFWFFGHPEVYIVFFPALGVMAECFQTFTGRRLVGRKWFIISMVLVAIQSFVVWMHHMFLTGINLPIKTVFMATTIGISLPFDLMVFSLIYTMAKGRVRFTTPFLFSLGALILFIVGGITGVFLGAIVLDYQFRGTYWVVAHFHYVMVAGATALFGGLYYWYPKITGKMYDEFLGKLHFAVYFVGFNLLYFPMFVAWETPRRVFEYSQDLQIWHSMATVGGFILGASFLIMFYNLFVSLWRGADAGDNPWEYATTAEWAVSSPPPLENFPGLPSYADGSLSFLSDEEVAKRTDGVAADGGTATDGGTATPVTATGATALGTAQETAGGDHASHASFWPFLISLGGFVLFLGLSGVRTGSVVYVGMALAGGLATFSSLFGMTRESFHAPEMAIAERWPFEGVEKMKLGMWTFLASDIVLFGAFIGSYAFVRVAYGWTDWHHDLIPAAHVTMPGLINTYLLLTSSFLVVIAMVAAERESRRGTVAALVGTFALGVGFLINKGIEWNHLFHIETAAFPNGWNLSTNIGSSTFYLTTGLHGAHVVIGLIICAYMAVRAWNGAYQGDDKPIEYFGLYWHFVDIVWLFLFPLFYIL; the protein is encoded by the coding sequence ATGAGCCACGACCACGACCACGGCCTCCCGCCGAAATCCTCCGTCAGCCGGTGGTTCCTGACGACCAACCACAAGGACATCGGCATCCTCTATCTCATCACCGCGCTCTTCTTCCTCGTCTTCGGCGGGATGCTGGCGCTCCTCTTTCGCCTGGAACTCATCACGCCCGGCGCGGACCTGCTGGGCTCGATCGGCTACAACCAGGCCGTCTCGACCCACGGGCTGTTGATGGTGTTCTGGTTCATCTCGCCCTTTGCCTTCGGCTTCGCCAACTACATCGTCCCGCTCCAGATCGGGGCCGACGATCTGGCCTTCCCGCGGCTGAACGCGCTGTCGTACTGGCTCTACCTGTTCTCCGGGATCCTGATGGGCGTCTCCTTCTTCCAGGGGACGACCTTCGCCGGCGGCTGGACGATGTACGCGCCGCTGAACACGCCGGCGTACATCCCCGGTGAGGGGCTGGGCGCCACGTCGGTCGTGCTCGCGCTCATCATGTTCACCGCCGCGGTGACGCTTGGCTCGGTCAACTTCCTGACGACGATGTACCGGATGCGCGCCGAGGGCCTGCGGATGCGGGACATCCCGATCTTCTCGCTGACGATCAACCTCACCGTCTGGATGATGCTGTTTGCCTTCGCCGCGCTGCTGGCGGCGCTGATGATCCTCGCCTCCGATCACATCATCGGGACGACCTACTTCCAGTTCGCCAACGACGGGTCGACGATGGCCACGAGCGCCGAGAACCCCGGCGCCTCCTTGCTGTGGGCACACCTGTTCTGGTTTTTCGGCCATCCCGAGGTGTACATCGTCTTCTTCCCCGCGCTGGGCGTGATGGCCGAGTGCTTCCAGACCTTTACCGGTCGCCGGCTGGTCGGGCGCAAGTGGTTCATCATCTCGATGGTGTTGGTGGCGATCCAGAGCTTCGTCGTCTGGATGCACCACATGTTCCTGACCGGGATCAACCTCCCCATCAAGACGGTGTTCATGGCGACGACCATCGGCATCTCCCTGCCCTTCGACCTGATGGTCTTCTCGCTGATCTACACGATGGCGAAAGGCCGCGTCCGGTTCACGACGCCGTTCCTGTTCTCGCTCGGCGCGCTCATCCTCTTCATCGTCGGCGGGATCACCGGCGTCTTCCTGGGCGCGATCGTGCTCGACTACCAGTTCCGGGGCACCTACTGGGTCGTCGCGCACTTCCACTACGTGATGGTCGCGGGCGCGACGGCACTCTTTGGCGGGCTCTACTACTGGTATCCGAAGATCACGGGCAAGATGTACGACGAATTCCTCGGGAAGCTCCACTTCGCGGTGTACTTCGTCGGGTTCAACCTGCTGTACTTCCCGATGTTCGTCGCCTGGGAGACGCCCCGACGGGTGTTCGAGTACTCCCAGGACCTCCAGATCTGGCACTCGATGGCGACGGTGGGTGGGTTCATCCTCGGCGCGAGTTTCCTCATCATGTTCTACAACCTGTTCGTCTCGCTGTGGCGGGGCGCGGACGCGGGGGACAACCCCTGGGAGTACGCCACCACCGCCGAGTGGGCGGTCTCCTCCCCGCCGCCGCTGGAGAACTTCCCGGGACTGCCCAGTTACGCCGACGGCTCGCTCTCCTTCCTCTCGGACGAGGAGGTCGCCAAGCGGACCGACGGGGTCGCCGCCGACGGCGGCACCGCGACCGACGGCGGGACGGCCACGCCGGTGACTGCGACGGGGGCAACGGCACTGGGAACGGCACAGGAGACGGCCGGCGGTGACCACGCCAGCCACGCGAGTTTCTGGCCGTTCCTGATCAGCCTGGGCGGGTTCGTCCTGTTCCTCGGGCTCTCCGGGGTTCGGACCGGCAGTGTCGTCTACGTCGGGATGGCACTCGCCGGCGGCCTGGCGACGTTCTCCTCGCTGTTCGGGATGACCCGCGAGTCGTTCCACGCCCCCGAGATGGCGATCGCCGAACGGTGGCCCTTCGAGGGCGTCGAGAAGATGAAACTCGGGATGTGGACGTTCCTGGCGAGCGACATCGTCCTCTTTGGTGCCTTCATCGGCTCGTATGCCTTCGTCCGGGTCGCCTACGGCTGGACGGACTGGCACCACGACCTGATCCCGGCGGCCCACGTGACCATGCCGGGGCTGATCAACACCTACCTGTTGCTCACGTCGAGTTTCCTCGTCGTCATCGCGATGGTCGCCGCCGAACGCGAGAGCAGGCGGGGCACCGTCGCCGCGCTGGTCGGGACCTTCGCGCTCGGCGTCGGCTTCCTCATCAACAAGGGCATCGAGTGGAACCACCTGTTCCACATCGAGACCGCGGCGTTCCCCAACGGCTGGAACCTCTCGACGAACATCGGCTCGTCGACGTTCTACCTGACGACCGGGCTCCACGGCGCCCACGTCGTCATCGGGCTGATAATCTGTGCGTACATGGCCGTCCGGGCCTGGAACGGGGCCTACCAGGGCGACGACAAGCCCATCGAGTACTTCGGGTTGTACTGGCACTTCGTGGACATCGTCTGGCTGTTCCTGTTCCCGCTGTTTTACATCCTCTAG
- a CDS encoding DUF5790 family protein, translated as MGQTSLDDDDLFGEAASEMRSDVEASLDAARAALPDADDIWDVEADNTLGVLNALKTALDVGDAEDHLRDAKKWYTMGERADAFEDADDLAEAIEEVDDLIADIEDARDQVGDLTATIPQLRGTLEEFEDGDDGADAEADADTEEAEA; from the coding sequence ATGGGACAGACGAGTCTGGACGACGACGACCTGTTCGGCGAGGCGGCAAGCGAGATGCGCTCGGACGTGGAGGCGTCACTGGACGCGGCCCGGGCAGCGCTGCCCGACGCCGACGACATCTGGGACGTTGAGGCGGACAACACGCTGGGCGTGCTCAACGCACTGAAGACGGCACTGGATGTCGGCGACGCCGAGGACCACCTCCGCGACGCGAAGAAGTGGTACACGATGGGCGAACGCGCCGACGCCTTCGAGGACGCCGACGACCTCGCAGAGGCGATCGAGGAGGTCGACGACCTGATCGCCGACATCGAGGACGCCCGCGACCAGGTCGGAGACCTCACCGCGACGATTCCCCAGCTACGGGGGACCCTCGAAGAGTTCGAGGACGGCGACGACGGCGCGGACGCGGAGGCCGACGCAGACACCGAAGAGGCCGAAGCCTAA
- the coxB gene encoding cytochrome c oxidase subunit II produces the protein MAGYVIPHTVVGAPLHGGSVRAPADVFNSIFEVFLGLGTLVGVVVVAYTMYHALKYRESASEDDPYADKVERPSMGELPTGGSGGRKVFYSFGISAIIVISLIAWTYTTLLYVETAPEGDNIDAMEIDVEGYRFGWTFRYPNGYESSTLRVPKDRVVELNVTSRDVFHNFGIPELRVKTDAVPGQSTSAWFTAPETGTYEAKCYELCGSGHSVMTATVRVMPGDEYNAWYANTSAPNETAMASNQSASLAPRESASVAPTAPAAAPASLTAPQEVPA, from the coding sequence ATGGCGGGATATGTGATACCACACACCGTGGTCGGGGCGCCGTTGCACGGAGGGAGCGTCAGAGCTCCCGCCGACGTGTTCAACAGTATCTTCGAGGTGTTCCTCGGACTCGGGACGCTTGTCGGGGTCGTCGTCGTCGCGTACACGATGTACCACGCGCTCAAGTACCGCGAGTCCGCGAGCGAGGACGACCCCTACGCCGACAAGGTCGAACGGCCCTCGATGGGCGAACTGCCTACGGGCGGGTCGGGCGGGCGGAAGGTGTTCTACTCGTTCGGGATCAGCGCGATCATCGTCATCTCGCTGATCGCCTGGACGTACACGACGCTGTTGTACGTCGAGACCGCGCCCGAGGGCGACAACATCGACGCCATGGAGATCGACGTAGAGGGATACCGCTTCGGCTGGACGTTCCGGTACCCCAACGGGTACGAGAGTTCGACGCTGCGGGTCCCCAAGGACCGGGTGGTCGAGTTGAACGTGACCTCACGGGACGTGTTCCACAACTTCGGGATTCCCGAGTTGCGGGTCAAGACCGACGCGGTCCCCGGCCAGAGCACGTCGGCGTGGTTCACCGCCCCCGAGACGGGGACCTACGAGGCCAAGTGCTACGAACTCTGCGGGAGCGGCCACTCGGTGATGACCGCGACCGTTCGGGTGATGCCCGGTGACGAGTACAACGCCTGGTACGCGAACACGTCCGCGCCCAACGAGACGGCGATGGCGTCGAACCAGTCCGCGAGTCTGGCGCCGCGCGAGTCCGCGAGCGTGGCCCCCACCGCACCCGCCGCGGCGCCCGCGAGCCTGACTGCACCGCAGGAGGTGCCGGCATGA
- a CDS encoding DUF309 domain-containing protein — protein MRPHLRAGIAVYNAGRYHAAHDAWEDRWLALDTGDDERFLHGLIQFTAVVHHGRGENWSGAQGLAESAGEYLTDLPADYRGVDLETVRRFLVRVAADPEAIDWTEPPELTHDGSVLGYEDLDFEATAIAATVIAEADGYDEALVEGAIDYARDELADSEDGRFVGLLFSFVRERDQRPVVYQRLGDHVRREQQKDDDVAGLFD, from the coding sequence ATGCGCCCCCACCTCCGTGCCGGGATCGCCGTCTACAACGCCGGCCGGTACCACGCGGCTCACGACGCCTGGGAGGACCGCTGGCTGGCGCTCGACACCGGGGACGACGAGCGGTTTCTCCACGGGCTCATCCAGTTCACCGCCGTCGTCCACCACGGCCGCGGGGAGAACTGGTCGGGCGCGCAGGGACTCGCGGAGAGCGCCGGCGAGTACCTGACCGACCTGCCGGCCGACTATCGGGGCGTCGACCTAGAGACCGTCCGGCGGTTCCTCGTTCGTGTGGCCGCCGACCCCGAAGCGATCGACTGGACCGAGCCGCCCGAACTCACCCACGACGGAAGCGTCCTGGGGTACGAGGATCTGGACTTCGAGGCCACGGCGATCGCGGCGACCGTCATCGCGGAGGCCGACGGCTACGACGAGGCCCTCGTCGAGGGGGCCATCGACTACGCTCGCGACGAACTCGCCGACAGCGAGGACGGGCGGTTCGTCGGCCTGCTGTTCTCGTTCGTCCGCGAGCGCGACCAGCGGCCGGTGGTCTATCAGCGGCTCGGCGATCACGTCAGACGGGAACAGCAGAAAGACGACGACGTAGCGGGGCTGTTCGACTAG